Part of the Sphaerochaeta associata genome is shown below.
TGCATTGGTGCATCCGCCGTACCGGTTGCACAGCATGTCCACAAAGCTTTCAGGAAGGTGGAAAATCTGCGCAGCCCGCCTGATCATGTCCTCTTCACGCTGAGAGACCTGCCCATCGGCTGACGCCACCCGATAGAAGATATCGATCATCAACTGCAAAATATTCGGTGCATGACTGAAGTTCTGATAGAACTGGGTTGCAAACTGCTCGAAGGTCCCCCCGCCGGTAAGGGCGGCATCGAAGACTCTGAGAGCCGCCTCTTCCTCGCGAAGGCCCAAGCGCAAGTCCTGTCGGATGAACTCCATCACCTTCTGCCGCTCGTGTGACGAGACCGAACCATCGGCGGAGGCGATGCGCGCAAGCATGGAGAAAGCCCCGACAAAGAAGAGCATCTGCTCGCGGTCCAGGGACGTATAGGCATTGAATTGGGTTCGTTGGGCGCCTTGAGTCCCAACCTCGCCGGCCTTGTCGAACATGTGTCCGAAGGCGATACCGGCGATCATACCCAGCGGACCGCCGAACATAAAACCGACGGTTCCGCCAAAAAGTTTGCCAAGCCAAGC
Proteins encoded:
- a CDS encoding TerB family tellurite resistance protein, whose protein sequence is MAWLGKLFGGTVGFMFGGPLGMIAGIAFGHMFDKAGEVGTQGAQRTQFNAYTSLDREQMLFFVGAFSMLARIASADGSVSSHERQKVMEFIRQDLRLGLREEEAALRVFDAALTGGGTFEQFATQFYQNFSHAPNILQLMIDIFYRVASADGQVSQREEDMIRRAAQIFHLPESFVDMLCNRYGGCTNASDKAYATLNISRTATDDEVKRAYRKLSIEFHPDSLASKGMGEEFLTHATAKFREIQEAYDSIKRERGIK